A single window of Dermacentor albipictus isolate Rhodes 1998 colony chromosome 1, USDA_Dalb.pri_finalv2, whole genome shotgun sequence DNA harbors:
- the LOC135909697 gene encoding uncharacterized protein, translated as MSHLWLVTCVNSIAKQKLVDKGELLVKGLKCLVIDPECKNIKMKLLWLPPHLEQRRIVEALEPYGTVQSITREMWRCDGMEGWQMTNRDVAFTLKDGVSASNLPHLLSIYGHQCLILVPGRPPLCLRCNRVGHIRRQCRTPRCSNCHRYGHPADACVGTYADKLRANRPAEDDTITDHLMDVSEVVDATGETLPETHRQEQIKPSLADINLSQKPASEDETKAPDDEPSVSWAESPPVQDRPPSGESGSMCEAAKKRPAPSDNSSPSGKEARVPKVSKLTKPLRGTPAPADVPCANVHQKAHCASPHQEGSGAPLEQCLDAAPT; from the coding sequence atgagccatttgtggttggTGACATGTGTTAAtagcatcgcgaaacagaaacttgtcgacaaaggcgagttgttggtgaagggcctcaagtgccttgtcattgacccggaatgcaaaaatatcaagatgaagctcctttggcttcccccacacctcgaacagagacggattgttgaagcgctagagccatatggcacagtgcagtccatcacgagagaaatgtggcggtgtgacggcatggagggctggcaaatgactaaccgagacgtggcgttcacattgaaagatggCGTTTCTGCCAGCAATCTGCCACATCTGTTGAGCATATATGGCCACCAGTGTCTTATCTTGGTacctggccgaccaccactttgcctccggtgcaacagagttgggcatatccggcgacaatgtcgaacaccacgctgcagtaactgtcaccgctacggtcaccctgcagatgcatgcgtcggaacctacgctgacaagcttcgtgcaaatagaccagctgaggatgataccatcaccgatcatctcatggacgtgagcgaagttgtggatgcaactggAGAAACACTCCCTGAGACTCATCGACAAGAACAGATTAAGCCGTCATTGGCTGACATTAACCTcagccagaagcctgcgagcgaggatgagactaaggcgcctgacgacgaaccatctgtgtcatgggcagaatcgccaccagttcaagatcgcccaccgtcaggggaatctggatcgatgtgcgaggccgctaagaagcgtccagcgccatctGACAATTCATCGCCCTCCGGAAAAGAGGCTCGCGTTCCCaaggtgtcaaagttgacaaaaccgctccggggaacGCCTGCTCCTGCAGATGTCCCTTGTGCTAACGTGCACCAGAAGGCCCATTGTGCATCACCTCATCaagaagggagtggtgcacctctggagcagtgtttagacgctgcacctacatag